The proteins below are encoded in one region of Serratia symbiotica:
- a CDS encoding DNA adenine methylase, translating into MSDPIIPWVGGKRRLAKHLLPLFPQHKCYVEPFCGGAALFFRKKASKVEVINDINGELINLYRVVKNHLEEFVRQFKWALSSRQIFDWQKATPTEVLTDIQRAARFYYLQNMAFGAKVEGQTFGTATTAPVGINLLRLEETLSIAHLRLARTTIEHLSWVECIEKYDRPHTLFYLDPPYWGTQGYGVEFGLEQYEAIARLARTIKGNMIISVNDIPEMRQAFSDLQIEVVSLKYSLGNSSLARCELIVRNFT; encoded by the coding sequence TTGAGCGATCCAATCATTCCGTGGGTAGGTGGAAAACGACGCTTAGCTAAGCATCTACTACCTCTCTTTCCTCAACATAAATGTTATGTAGAGCCTTTCTGTGGCGGCGCGGCATTGTTTTTTAGAAAGAAGGCATCAAAAGTTGAGGTCATTAATGATATCAACGGTGAGTTAATAAATTTGTATCGCGTGGTCAAAAATCATTTAGAAGAGTTTGTGCGTCAGTTCAAATGGGCACTAAGTAGTAGACAAATATTCGATTGGCAAAAAGCCACTCCAACTGAAGTGCTGACCGATATACAACGCGCTGCACGATTTTACTATCTTCAAAATATGGCCTTTGGAGCTAAGGTTGAAGGCCAAACATTCGGGACTGCAACTACGGCCCCAGTGGGGATAAATCTTCTTCGTTTAGAGGAAACGCTCTCTATAGCCCATCTACGGCTTGCACGTACCACGATAGAACATCTTAGCTGGGTTGAATGCATAGAGAAATATGATCGCCCTCATACCTTGTTTTACCTTGATCCACCATATTGGGGTACGCAAGGTTATGGCGTTGAGTTTGGTTTGGAGCAGTACGAAGCCATTGCTCGCTTGGCTCGAACAATCAAAGGTAACATGATCATTTCAGTAAATGACATACCAGAGATGCGACAAGCCTTTAGCGATCTTCAAATCGAAGTGGTCAGTTTAAAGTATTCATTAGGTAACTCCTCCTTAGCTCGGTGCGAGTTAATTGTCAGAAACTTTACATAA
- a CDS encoding acyltransferase family protein, translating into MKSDTIHSVQALRGLAVFLVVMFHFREDLSKTYGEVADLLFINGSIGVDLFFMISGFIAYYVYVNENSGLSSSKIFLVKRLCRIIPPYFLVTLMVAGNSC; encoded by the coding sequence ATGAAAAGTGACACTATTCACTCAGTTCAAGCGTTGCGTGGACTTGCCGTTTTTCTCGTCGTTATGTTCCATTTCCGAGAAGACTTAAGCAAAACATATGGCGAAGTAGCTGACCTATTATTTATCAATGGTTCCATTGGTGTTGATCTCTTTTTTATGATTAGTGGGTTCATAGCCTATTATGTATACGTGAATGAAAATTCAGGTTTATCCTCATCAAAAATATTTTTAGTCAAGCGGCTTTGTCGAATTATCCCTCCATATTTTCTTGTGACGCTAATGGTAGCAGGTAACTCTTGTTGA